A window of the Phaseolus vulgaris cultivar G19833 chromosome 5, P. vulgaris v2.0, whole genome shotgun sequence genome harbors these coding sequences:
- the LOC137834901 gene encoding uncharacterized protein, with translation MENHQNHKAEPEPDRDKNHHHSQAWGTWEELLLAFAVNRHGSKDWDTVAMEVQSRATRLLATARHCEQKFHDLSRRFADQCNDGVTPPQQNGAADGDNSDHVPWLDELRKLRVAELRRDVQRSDVSILSLQLEVKRLEEEKTKENDCKDDKKPDLAVSGEARAENDKTGGEVEEAGPANSEPERTANAGKMLPTTGDESDRENQSVNESNSTGSRFDKTGEGEAKLKVEPDPVQTGSKEPDPVARKGKPVGEESNNGSYDALAKVPTCESVPPSDERKVEQDDDSSELHDSVAHSGEGGTRESSEVQSSASLTRKRKTRRRKEVSGSDGRGGGTSTPPENDEVAMVKSEPLVGVLELIKGHEHSSFFERRLESQLESDRYKDIVKQPLDLETIQLRIQKGQYSSCTSAFFRDLLLLFTNATVIFPYDSPESQAARQLHRLVTTEMKNYGQAQSDPIPRKNDSLPPNVPLAKPDSLFSKNKASGPILVCRKRSSMSAKPSSTTFGQKGVDQPVFNDKKERPSSDSKPPMKPSSSDTDEEEPPKAKEKPVTGARSLRRSNKNLNNKKLSSNSTPKAGSSGNKPSETPKPEKSKAEGGPDKKRNAAADFLKRIKRNTSVEAVKGGSGGGGGGGGSSSSSKGGGGGVGVKEQKKIVNNGKGDKGKERASRHSGGGGSASGDKRNKNIENNSQSKRSVGRPPKKVVETNAGSSKRGRENSASAGKDKRPKKRSKK, from the exons ATGGAAAACCACCAAAACCACAAGGCAGAGCCAGAACCTGACAGAGACAAGAACCACCACCATAGCCAGGCCTGGGGCACGTGGGAGGAGTTGTTGCTAGCGTTTGCCGTCAACCGCCATGGCTCCAAGGACTGGGACACCGTCGCCATGGAGGTTCAGTCGCGCGCCACGCGCCTCCTCGCCACGGCGCGCCACTGCGAGCAGAAATTTCACGATCTCAGCCGCCGATTCGCCGACCAATGCAACGACGGCGTTACGCCGCCgcaacagaacggcgccgccgACGGCGACAACTCCGATCACGTCCCGTGGTTAGACGAATTGCGGAAACTCCGAGTCGCCGAGCTCCGCCGCGACGTCCAGCGGAGCGACGTTTCCATTCT GTCGCTGCAGTTGGAGGTGAAGAGGCTGGAGGAGGAGAAAACGAAAGAGAATGACTGTAAAGACGACAAGAAACCAGATCTGGCGGTTTCCGGCGAAGCGCGGGCGGAAAACGACAAAACCGGCGGAGAAGTTGAGGAGGCTGGACCGGCGAATTCCGAACCGGAGAGAACCGCGAACGCTGGGAAGATGTTGCCAACAACGGGCGACGAATCGGACCGGGAGAATCAGTCAGTTAACGAGTCTAACTCAACCGGTTCGAGGTTTGATAAAACCGGGGAAGGTGAAGCAAAGTTAAAAGTCGAACCGGATCCGGTTCAGACCGGTTCGAAAGAACCGGACCCGGTTGCGAGGAAGGGAAAGCCGGTTGGGGAGGAGTCTAATAACGGAAGCTACGATGCGTTAGCGAAGGTGCCAACGTGTGAGTCGGTGCCTCCGAGTGACGAGAGGAAGGTGGAGCAGGACGATGACTCGTCTGAGTTGCACGACTCGGTGGCTCACTCTGGAGAGGGAGGGACGAGGGAGAGCAGCGAGGTGCAGAGCTCAGCCAGCTTgacgaggaagaggaagacgcgGCGGAGAAAAGAGGTTTCCGGCAGCGACGGTCGTGGAGGTGGGACCTCCACACCGCCGGAGAACGACGAGGTGGCGATGGTTAAATCAGAACCGTTGGTTGGGGTTTTGGAGTTGATCAAGGGGCACGAGCACAGCTCATTCTTCGAGCGCCGTCTTGAAAGCCAG CTGGAGTCGGACAGATACAAAGATATAGTGAAACAGCCTCTGGACCTGGAAACCATACAATTAAGAATCCAGAAAGGTCAGTATTCCTCGTGCACCAGTGCATTCTTCCGCGATCTCCTCCTCCTTTTCACCAATGCCACCGTGATCTTCCCCTATGACTCTCCGGAGTCACAGGCGGCACGGCAGCTGCACCGCCTTGTCACCACCGAGATGAAGAACTACGGCCAAGCACAGTCCGACCCTATTCCCCGGAAGAACGATTCACTCCCTCCAAACGTACCATTAGCCAAACCAGATTCTCTCTTTTCCAAGAACAAAGCCTCTGGTCCTATATTGGTTTGCCGCAAACGCAGTTCAATGTCAGCGAAACCTTCCTCGACCACTTTTGGTCAAAAGGGGGTTGACCAACCCGTCTTCAATGACAAGAAGGAAAGGCCATCCTCTGATTCAAAACCTCCCATGAAACCTTCTTCTTCTGATACAGACGAGGAGGAGCCTCCCAAGGCCAAGGAAAAGCCTGTCACTGGAGCGAGAAGCCTTAGAAGGAGCAACAAGAACCTCAACAATAAGAAACTTTCCTCTAACTCCACTCCTAAGGCAGGATCCTCCGGTAACAAGCCATCTGAAACCCCTAAACCAGAGAAGAGCAAAGCAGAAGGAGGGCCTGACAAGAAGAGGAATGCTGCTGCAGATTTCTTGAAGCGGATAAAGCGTAATACTTCAGTGGAAGCAGTGAAGGGTGGTagcggtggtggtggtggtggaggagGAAGTAGTAGCAGCAGCAAGGGAGGTGGAGGTGGTGTTGGTGTGAAAGAGCAGAAGAAAATAGTGAATAATGGAAAGGGGGATAAAGGGAAAGAAAGGGCATCAAGGCATAGTGGTGGAGGGGGATCAGCGTCTGGGGATAAAAGGAATAAGAACATTGAGAACAACTCTCAGTCGAAGAGGAGTGTAGGTAGACCTCCAAAGAAGGTAGTGGAGACAAATGCAGGAAGTTCAAAGCGTGGGAGGGAAAATAGTGCTAGTGCTGGCAAGGATAAGCGACCCAAGAAACGTTCCAAGAAATGA